The following coding sequences are from one Candidatus Kapaibacterium sp. window:
- a CDS encoding polyprenol monophosphomannose synthase has translation MKAIVVIPTYNELENIEHIVTEVLKVIDGLNVLVVDDNSPDGTADVVRKMMANDNRIHLIVRAGKMGLGTAYCEGFQYALDRDFEAIFEMDADFSHDPADLPRFLVELENHDLVIGSRYIKGVNVINWPLSRLILSYGANLYTRVITGMPVKDATGGFKCFRASKLSQIDLKSVKTNGYGFQIEMNYRMWKNGARIKEIPIIFIDRRSGTSKMNKSIIYEAIFLVWKLKLFSWTFKNKKK, from the coding sequence ATGAAAGCAATTGTTGTAATACCTACATATAACGAACTTGAAAACATCGAACACATTGTTACCGAAGTTTTGAAGGTGATTGATGGATTAAACGTATTAGTCGTAGATGATAATTCACCCGATGGCACTGCGGATGTAGTCCGAAAAATGATGGCTAATGACAACAGAATCCATTTGATAGTCCGAGCAGGTAAAATGGGTTTGGGAACAGCTTATTGCGAGGGCTTCCAATATGCCTTGGATAGAGATTTCGAGGCTATTTTCGAAATGGACGCAGATTTTTCACATGACCCTGCCGATTTGCCAAGATTTCTTGTTGAATTGGAAAATCACGACCTTGTAATTGGTTCTCGCTATATTAAGGGCGTCAATGTGATAAATTGGCCCCTGAGCAGGCTGATTCTCAGCTATGGTGCTAATCTATACACAAGAGTGATAACAGGAATGCCTGTTAAAGATGCAACCGGTGGTTTCAAATGCTTCAGAGCCTCGAAATTATCTCAAATTGATTTGAAATCAGTCAAGACAAATGGTTACGGATTTCAAATCGAAATGAATTACCGCATGTGGAAAAATGGTGCTCGAATCAAAGAAATTCCAATCATATTCATTGACCGTAGAAGCGGAACTTCCAAGATGAACAAAAGCATTATTTACGAAGCCATTTTCTTAGTCTGGAAACTGAAATTATTTTCATGGACCTTCAAAAACAAGAAAAAATGA
- a CDS encoding capsule assembly Wzi family protein: MYNQGHYEGYPLNDLPMRLSHITKALNEIEKNKTELGNADKKLLEKFKQEFFINDSKTYTLITSETDSNQILFSGLFSNDEKFFYRNSNDETNVQIMPLASIDYMRNDENCALIGNLGFRLYGTIESNFGYNLQVTNGTLFSGERSVANTIRKYSQNIKFNVYQDDIDFTESHINYVSRWFHFNIGRESRLLGAGFGQRLIMSDNSPAMDVISAGAEFESFRYKFVHASLLAQPNIGVSGSHIDIPSKYLVTHRFALTPSWGEFAFWESLVYSNRHPDIAYLNPLSFLKSLEHALRDRDNALMGMDLTVKPMTGLLVKGSFLLDDIRFEKIGTDYWGNKTAYNLGAMLSLIPNIDLIAEYARVQPYTFSHFNQNNSAVNDGFVVSSYILPNSEKYSFTTRYWWGSRYPFELELSYFRHGDNIYSESGELIRNVGGNHLEGFRFDVDSQEVKFLDGNLEEYFSFALSSGVELSRGFNLQLYYRFINTDNSGEHFIRAMLRFDEF; this comes from the coding sequence ATGTATAATCAAGGGCATTACGAAGGCTATCCTTTGAATGATTTGCCAATGAGACTTTCCCATATCACAAAAGCCTTAAATGAAATTGAAAAAAATAAAACCGAACTTGGAAATGCAGATAAAAAACTGCTCGAAAAATTCAAGCAAGAGTTTTTCATCAATGATTCAAAAACATATACCTTGATTACAAGCGAAACAGATTCAAACCAAATCTTATTCAGTGGACTTTTTTCGAATGATGAAAAATTCTTCTATCGCAATTCAAACGATGAAACTAATGTTCAGATAATGCCACTTGCTTCAATTGACTACATGAGAAACGATGAAAATTGTGCTTTGATTGGGAATTTGGGATTTCGTTTGTATGGGACAATTGAAAGTAATTTCGGATATAATTTGCAAGTCACTAACGGAACTTTGTTCTCAGGCGAGAGAAGTGTTGCTAATACGATTAGAAAGTATTCGCAAAATATAAAATTCAACGTTTATCAGGACGATATAGATTTTACCGAATCACATATAAATTATGTGTCTCGATGGTTCCATTTTAATATTGGTCGCGAATCCAGATTATTGGGCGCAGGATTTGGTCAAAGATTAATCATGTCCGATAACTCACCTGCAATGGACGTCATTTCAGCAGGTGCAGAGTTTGAAAGTTTCAGATATAAATTTGTTCATGCCTCATTGCTTGCCCAACCCAATATCGGCGTATCAGGTTCACACATTGATATACCAAGCAAATATCTTGTCACGCATAGATTTGCTTTAACTCCGAGTTGGGGAGAATTTGCTTTTTGGGAATCTTTAGTTTATTCCAATCGTCATCCTGATATTGCATATTTGAATCCACTCAGTTTCCTAAAGTCTTTAGAACATGCTTTAAGAGATAGAGATAATGCCTTGATGGGCATGGACTTAACAGTCAAACCAATGACAGGATTATTAGTCAAAGGTTCCTTCTTATTGGATGATATCCGATTTGAAAAGATTGGAACAGATTATTGGGGTAACAAAACTGCTTATAATTTGGGAGCAATGCTGTCGCTAATCCCAAACATTGACTTGATTGCAGAATATGCACGAGTTCAACCTTACACTTTCTCCCATTTCAACCAAAATAATTCCGCTGTCAATGATGGATTTGTAGTCTCATCGTATATTTTGCCAAATTCGGAAAAATACTCCTTTACCACTCGTTATTGGTGGGGCAGCCGTTATCCGTTTGAATTGGAACTTTCATATTTCAGACACGGTGATAATATTTACTCTGAATCAGGTGAATTAATTAGAAATGTTGGCGGTAATCATCTTGAAGGATTCAGATTTGATGTTGATAGCCAAGAAGTCAAATTTCTTGACGGGAATTTGGAAGAATATTTTTCATTTGCATTATCATCCGGGGTGGAACTATCGCGTGGTTTCAACCTTCAGCTTTATTATAGATTCATAAACACTGACAATTCGGGGGAGCATTTTATACGAGCTATGCTACGATTTGATGAATTTTGA
- a CDS encoding SLBB domain-containing protein — translation MYRNIAVCIFVFLMVIANHSNLQAQIKGLSGMSGDELLKMELESQFSDDAMRMESMPVGNIIDPELYFLGPEDILTIQIVPIMNNPRSIKLSPDMSIMIPRVGKIDMRGLTLKQAQDSIESFFKAFNPKFEVSTNLRAARQCIVKIGGNVLYPSIYTMPSSYQVSTAILFANQLQKNTAIALPQMEALLQVQEAERETERRFSESGLSTKPFYSSRNIILLRKDGTSLTIDLEKAAATNDASYDPYVKEGDEIIVPFDRDNFPMISISGGVTRPIILPYKPGDKASLLLKFGYGLTDDADINNIKIYMPSQNKQILLKTDKSLNLIGEDFEIEPGAVIIVGQNITPQSQSTGTVSIKGQVRNPGNYLITLRNTRLRDLIDMAGGFTQDAYLPLANIVRRESKLKSLTDPRQETYEVMQYSDLTMDDTTRYYIDMKYKQPLVATDFVELFEKNNNINDVLLYDGDIIHIPTNPGLVFVNGQVKNPGYVEFEEGRNMSWYIERAGGFAEGSEPERARIIRGRTNVWIAGTDDVVVYAGDQIYAPRVPDEPTTLKLQRFAVYASLIATVSILITTVFTLLTR, via the coding sequence ATGTATCGTAATATTGCAGTTTGCATCTTTGTTTTTTTAATGGTGATTGCAAATCACTCAAATCTTCAAGCTCAAATCAAAGGCTTATCCGGAATGAGTGGCGATGAGCTTCTGAAAATGGAGCTCGAAAGCCAATTTTCTGATGATGCCATGCGGATGGAATCTATGCCGGTTGGCAATATCATTGACCCCGAGTTATATTTTCTGGGTCCCGAAGATATTCTAACAATCCAAATTGTGCCCATTATGAATAATCCCAGAAGTATCAAATTATCGCCGGATATGTCCATAATGATTCCGCGAGTCGGCAAAATTGATATGCGAGGGCTTACTTTGAAACAAGCTCAAGATAGCATTGAATCGTTTTTTAAAGCATTCAATCCTAAATTTGAAGTTTCAACAAATTTACGTGCAGCAAGGCAATGTATAGTGAAAATTGGCGGCAATGTTCTCTATCCTTCAATTTATACGATGCCCTCGAGCTATCAGGTATCAACGGCAATACTTTTCGCCAATCAACTCCAAAAAAATACTGCAATCGCCTTACCACAAATGGAAGCATTGCTACAAGTACAAGAGGCAGAACGAGAAACTGAACGTCGTTTTTCGGAAAGCGGGCTGAGCACAAAACCATTCTATTCATCTAGAAATATAATTTTACTTCGTAAAGATGGCACTTCGTTGACGATTGACCTCGAAAAAGCAGCTGCTACAAATGATGCATCATACGACCCATATGTTAAGGAAGGTGATGAAATTATCGTCCCGTTCGATAGAGATAATTTCCCAATGATTTCGATTTCCGGTGGTGTTACCAGACCGATAATTTTGCCATACAAACCCGGCGATAAAGCATCCTTATTATTAAAATTTGGCTATGGACTGACTGATGATGCCGATATAAATAATATAAAAATCTACATGCCATCGCAAAACAAGCAAATTTTACTCAAAACAGACAAAAGTTTGAATCTGATTGGAGAAGATTTTGAGATTGAACCGGGTGCAGTAATAATTGTTGGACAAAATATTACGCCACAAAGCCAGAGTACAGGTACTGTTTCAATCAAAGGGCAAGTCCGCAACCCGGGCAATTATCTGATTACACTGAGAAACACACGCCTTCGGGATTTGATAGACATGGCAGGTGGCTTTACCCAAGATGCTTATTTGCCGCTTGCGAATATCGTTCGACGTGAATCGAAACTGAAATCACTTACGGACCCTCGCCAAGAAACTTATGAAGTAATGCAATACAGCGATTTGACAATGGACGACACTACTCGATATTATATTGATATGAAGTACAAACAGCCGTTAGTTGCGACCGATTTTGTAGAACTTTTTGAAAAGAATAACAATATCAACGATGTGCTTTTGTATGACGGCGATATTATTCATATACCAACCAATCCGGGATTAGTTTTCGTGAACGGTCAAGTCAAAAATCCGGGATATGTAGAATTTGAAGAAGGTAGAAATATGAGTTGGTACATAGAGCGTGCAGGCGGTTTTGCAGAAGGTTCTGAACCCGAAAGAGCAAGGATTATTCGTGGCAGAACAAATGTTTGGATTGCAGGCACCGATGACGTTGTAGTTTATGCAGGTGACCAAATTTATGCACCAAGAGTACCTGATGAACCAACAACGCTGAAATTGCAACGTTTTGCTGTATATGCCAGTCTGATAGCTACAGTCTCAATATTGATAACCACAGTTTTCACATTATTAACTCGATGA
- a CDS encoding acyl-CoA thioesterase: MSNRITEQDILKDIDKYKHTTNAQVKFHEVDSFGVVHNIQYFYFLEWARTKYFEFIGMPLNHRTYTAENPIMTVRHVMDYFNPLYFTDYYDVLTRTKTIGNSSIVMENVIRMNSGKIAIKAEVTLVYMSNTDYRPTRLPDYMRNAIMMVEGDDLEIIESEPK; the protein is encoded by the coding sequence ATGAGCAACCGAATTACCGAGCAAGATATACTCAAAGATATAGATAAATACAAGCATACAACAAATGCTCAAGTCAAATTTCATGAAGTTGATTCCTTTGGAGTGGTCCACAATATTCAGTATTTTTATTTTTTAGAGTGGGCGAGAACCAAATATTTCGAGTTTATTGGGATGCCGCTCAATCATCGCACCTATACTGCTGAAAATCCAATTATGACAGTTCGCCATGTGATGGATTATTTCAATCCACTCTATTTTACCGATTACTATGATGTTTTGACTCGTACCAAAACGATAGGAAATTCATCAATTGTTATGGAAAATGTTATTCGAATGAATTCGGGCAAAATTGCGATAAAAGCTGAAGTGACGCTCGTTTATATGAGCAATACAGATTACCGCCCGACACGTTTGCCGGACTACATGCGGAATGCCATTATGATGGTCGAGGGAGATGATTTGGAAATTATTGAAAGTGAGCCAAAATAG
- a CDS encoding glycosyltransferase, which yields MIFTDVILLVIGIAIIFNYTFYPLILKVVSLFVPKIYNSDLEFQPEITVIIAAYNEEELIADAIDSVFEGDYPKEKIRVLVGSDGSTDRTNQILAELSAKYSSLSFHCFGRGGKNNTLNKIIPLAETEIIVMMDADIRLNENALSIIISHFADRNVGGVIATQNIENEKNENSGSAGVLIYQQYENFLKYYESAIDSCVNAFGYFYAIRSKFFKPIASDLLCDDMFTIYTVLENKSKVKFAPEAMVNEVREKSLENEKHRRLRASAGGMATVFHFRHLLNIFEYGWVSFFIWSHKVTRWTTPYLMILLVLLTIMMNSGTITFRVILVTQLVLYVGALLGFLVEKAKINFSLFRPFLFFVVINFAILLGSFRFLKGAQNAIWDRQGFSSS from the coding sequence TTGATTTTTACTGATGTAATATTACTTGTTATTGGCATAGCAATAATTTTTAATTATACTTTCTATCCGTTGATATTGAAGGTTGTAAGCCTGTTTGTACCCAAAATTTACAATAGCGACCTTGAATTTCAGCCCGAAATCACTGTAATCATAGCTGCATACAATGAGGAAGAACTGATTGCCGATGCTATTGATTCGGTTTTCGAAGGTGATTATCCCAAAGAAAAAATTCGCGTTCTCGTTGGTTCTGATGGCTCAACTGATAGGACTAATCAGATTTTAGCTGAGCTTTCCGCCAAATATTCCAGCCTATCATTTCATTGCTTCGGACGTGGCGGCAAAAACAACACGCTCAACAAAATTATTCCACTTGCGGAAACTGAAATCATCGTCATGATGGATGCAGACATCCGATTGAATGAAAATGCTTTGAGCATCATTATTTCGCATTTCGCCGACCGGAATGTCGGTGGAGTAATCGCCACTCAAAATATCGAAAATGAGAAAAATGAAAATAGCGGTAGTGCCGGAGTATTGATATATCAACAATATGAAAACTTCCTGAAATACTACGAATCCGCAATTGATTCCTGCGTGAATGCCTTCGGTTATTTTTATGCTATACGCAGCAAATTTTTCAAACCAATTGCAAGCGATTTGCTTTGCGATGATATGTTTACGATTTACACCGTTTTGGAAAACAAAAGCAAGGTGAAATTTGCTCCTGAAGCTATGGTGAATGAAGTTCGCGAAAAATCTTTAGAAAATGAAAAGCATCGCAGATTGAGAGCTTCTGCCGGTGGAATGGCTACAGTCTTTCATTTTAGGCATTTATTGAATATTTTCGAGTACGGTTGGGTCTCATTTTTTATCTGGTCGCACAAAGTAACAAGATGGACTACTCCATATTTGATGATTCTTTTAGTACTTTTAACAATAATGATGAATAGTGGTACGATTACTTTTCGAGTTATTTTGGTAACACAATTAGTTTTATATGTCGGTGCATTATTGGGATTCTTAGTCGAGAAAGCAAAAATAAATTTTTCTTTGTTCAGACCTTTTCTTTTTTTCGTAGTAATCAACTTTGCGATATTACTTGGTTCATTTCGATTCTTGAAGGGTGCGCAAAATGCAATTTGGGACAGACAGGGATTCAGTTCTTCTTAG
- a CDS encoding sugar transferase, whose amino-acid sequence MIETQKGHIAEISNLLATFKPQRLIKSGHWRFVIQLFVDNLAIISAYLLFFFIRFGSGIYPSAVKPGALEITIGTFIFLIFWLLMFFFSGMYKNWYERSPFEEFWSIIKVTLIGCVIIIFAVKIDSQSSPRQLFLIYFVLHSTLLISGRITARFIERYMRIKGLLSIPVVIVGDYEKVINYFKKFRRVKTWGYQPLAVLLISGDELKEKSGDIVVESGTYLGTVDQLGDVLRHTKPEEVVIATEKPDHILLVDIVNQCADEKVRVKIEPDLYDVFAGQTKTYYLYGLPLIEVSTQLLKPWQETIKRIFDFVFSFVVLLAGLPIWLLIALGVRIDSRGPVFYTQKRVGKDGRIFEIYKFRSMVFQPERNDQTWTTMNDPRVTTFGRFIRKTHLDEIPQFLNVLLGHMSIVGPRPEQPKFVDDFSKDFPHYKRRLKVRPGITGWHQVTSYGYELSAEEIRDRLRNDFHYIENMSLKLDIEIIVRTLWCMIMGRGQA is encoded by the coding sequence ATGATAGAAACACAAAAAGGACATATAGCCGAAATAAGCAATTTGCTTGCTACTTTTAAGCCCCAAAGACTGATTAAGTCCGGGCATTGGCGATTTGTCATCCAATTATTCGTTGACAATCTTGCAATCATATCAGCATATCTGCTATTCTTTTTTATCAGATTCGGTTCAGGGATTTATCCATCTGCTGTCAAACCCGGTGCACTTGAAATCACTATAGGCACTTTCATTTTCCTGATTTTTTGGTTGCTTATGTTCTTTTTTTCTGGTATGTATAAAAATTGGTACGAACGCTCACCTTTCGAAGAGTTTTGGTCAATAATCAAAGTAACTTTAATCGGTTGCGTAATCATAATTTTTGCAGTAAAAATAGATAGCCAATCATCGCCACGGCAGTTGTTCCTGATATATTTTGTGCTGCATTCAACCTTGCTGATTAGCGGTAGAATAACAGCTAGATTCATCGAAAGATATATGCGGATTAAAGGGCTGCTAAGTATTCCGGTTGTAATTGTGGGTGATTATGAAAAAGTAATCAATTATTTCAAGAAATTTAGAAGAGTCAAAACTTGGGGTTATCAACCTTTGGCAGTTTTACTGATTTCCGGCGATGAGTTGAAGGAGAAGTCCGGTGATATTGTAGTTGAAAGCGGAACATACTTAGGAACAGTTGACCAATTAGGAGATGTACTCAGGCATACCAAACCCGAAGAAGTAGTAATCGCAACTGAAAAACCTGACCATATACTTCTTGTAGATATTGTTAATCAATGTGCTGATGAAAAGGTTCGTGTCAAAATTGAACCCGATTTGTATGATGTATTTGCCGGACAAACCAAAACTTACTACCTTTACGGCTTACCTTTAATTGAAGTTTCTACGCAGCTTTTAAAGCCTTGGCAGGAAACTATCAAGAGAATTTTTGATTTTGTTTTTAGCTTTGTTGTATTATTGGCAGGTTTGCCAATTTGGTTATTGATAGCTCTTGGGGTGAGAATAGATTCTCGTGGTCCGGTTTTCTATACTCAAAAAAGGGTAGGCAAAGACGGTAGAATCTTTGAGATTTATAAATTCAGGTCAATGGTTTTCCAGCCGGAACGCAATGACCAAACTTGGACAACTATGAATGACCCGAGAGTCACGACCTTTGGGCGATTTATCAGGAAAACACACTTAGACGAAATCCCACAATTTCTGAATGTATTACTCGGTCATATGAGCATCGTTGGTCCGAGACCCGAGCAACCAAAATTTGTAGATGATTTTTCAAAAGATTTTCCGCATTATAAACGTCGCTTGAAAGTTCGCCCGGGAATCACAGGTTGGCATCAGGTCACAAGCTACGGTTATGAATTATCTGCCGAAGAAATTCGAGACAGATTGAGAAATGATTTTCATTATATAGAAAATATGTCACTAAAATTAGATATAGAAATTATTGTTCGAACCCTCTGGTGTATGATTATGGGAAGAGGGCAAGCTTAA
- a CDS encoding glycosyltransferase family 2 protein, which translates to MDLQKQEKMILNNPSHTDISIVIVNYNVKDYLYSCIESVNQASKNLKVEIIVVDNNSEDGSVEFISRAFPNVEIIALSENIGFGKANNLGFEKAAGKYILILNPDTLLQPDTLDEMYKYMENHSEVGISVCKVLNTDGTFQASCRRGFPGPWSAFSKLFGMQSLFPKSKVFGKYNLTYMPTDNTYYVDAVTGAFMFARTDVIKQVNGFDPDFFMYGEDLDLCYRVVKAGYKNAYVHTTSIIHHKGESSKRSSLNEINLFYEAMEIFVSKHYSNSRFFLALLKLGILTRASISYLYKYKLDVKLMAMDAIFIIIGILLGTYMALGSPFGLQPYAYPTVFVAVIFVTIMANITAGGFFESTFSPTKTIFGYAISFLVLSTLIYFFPGYRFSRGALLVTIGFGMTGSTLLRIVISAAASIKNNYSDKQIVIVSNPEDALNLYKLISENLPQLKILGFIHSKPAQDDAFPLKWLGTINHLNSIIENEKISDVIVTDEQTYNNEISFVTSKYKNPRVNFHVANQLEDFIVSKLISEITENKNEVLKYRANLIRYRIIKRTTDIVLSFLLLTVGLVFILLINNRENKIISKIFNVLNGKYSFIGIFELPGRKNFGKPGLTGLAHLNQANALSEKAILKLNEYYLKHYSVSLDFDILLKLFYREKWQR; encoded by the coding sequence ATGGACCTTCAAAAACAAGAAAAAATGATTTTGAATAATCCCTCACATACAGATATTTCGATTGTAATTGTAAATTATAATGTGAAGGATTATCTCTATAGTTGTATCGAATCTGTCAATCAAGCATCAAAGAATTTAAAAGTTGAAATTATAGTTGTTGACAACAATTCCGAAGATGGTTCAGTCGAATTTATTTCTAGAGCATTCCCAAATGTAGAAATTATCGCATTAAGCGAGAATATCGGATTTGGCAAAGCAAACAATCTCGGTTTTGAAAAAGCTGCGGGCAAGTACATCTTAATCTTGAACCCTGATACATTACTCCAACCGGATACACTTGATGAAATGTACAAGTATATGGAGAATCACTCCGAAGTTGGAATCTCAGTCTGCAAAGTATTGAATACCGACGGCACATTCCAAGCATCATGTCGCAGAGGTTTTCCCGGACCATGGTCTGCATTTAGCAAACTTTTCGGAATGCAATCTTTGTTCCCAAAGTCTAAGGTTTTCGGCAAATATAATCTAACATACATGCCAACTGATAATACTTACTATGTAGATGCAGTTACCGGGGCTTTCATGTTTGCACGTACAGATGTAATCAAACAAGTCAATGGATTTGACCCCGATTTCTTTATGTATGGGGAAGATTTGGATTTATGCTATCGTGTGGTCAAAGCCGGATACAAAAATGCTTACGTACATACTACAAGCATCATTCATCATAAGGGTGAAAGTTCGAAACGCAGCAGTTTGAACGAAATCAATTTGTTTTACGAAGCAATGGAAATATTTGTTTCAAAACATTATTCGAACTCTCGGTTTTTCCTTGCACTATTGAAATTAGGTATTTTGACACGAGCATCGATTTCATATCTATACAAATACAAACTTGATGTAAAGTTGATGGCAATGGATGCTATTTTCATTATCATCGGCATTTTGCTCGGTACTTATATGGCACTTGGTTCGCCATTTGGACTGCAACCATATGCCTACCCGACTGTTTTCGTAGCAGTAATTTTTGTTACTATTATGGCAAATATTACAGCCGGTGGATTTTTTGAATCTACCTTTTCGCCAACAAAGACCATATTCGGATATGCGATTAGTTTTCTTGTGCTGTCCACATTGATATATTTTTTCCCCGGCTATAGATTTAGTCGTGGAGCATTACTTGTCACTATTGGTTTCGGAATGACAGGTTCAACCTTGCTTCGGATAGTCATTTCGGCTGCAGCAAGTATAAAAAACAATTATAGCGACAAACAAATCGTAATCGTCAGTAATCCTGAAGACGCTTTGAATTTGTACAAACTTATCTCGGAAAATTTACCTCAATTGAAAATTCTTGGCTTCATTCACTCTAAACCGGCTCAAGATGATGCGTTTCCCTTAAAATGGTTAGGTACTATCAATCATCTCAATTCAATCATCGAAAATGAAAAAATCAGCGACGTAATCGTTACCGATGAACAAACCTATAATAATGAGATTTCGTTTGTGACGAGCAAATACAAAAATCCGAGAGTAAATTTTCATGTGGCTAATCAATTAGAAGATTTCATTGTATCGAAGTTGATTTCCGAAATCACGGAAAACAAAAACGAAGTTCTAAAGTATAGGGCTAATCTGATTCGGTACAGAATCATAAAGCGGACAACAGATATAGTTCTATCATTCTTATTGCTAACCGTTGGGCTTGTATTCATACTTTTGATTAACAACAGAGAAAATAAAATAATCTCAAAAATTTTCAACGTTTTGAACGGGAAATACTCTTTTATTGGTATTTTTGAGTTGCCTGGTAGGAAGAATTTCGGCAAACCCGGTTTGACGGGATTAGCCCATTTGAATCAGGCAAATGCTTTGAGCGAAAAAGCTATTTTGAAATTAAATGAATATTATTTGAAGCATTATTCCGTCTCGTTAGATTTTGATATATTGTTGAAATTATTTTATAGGGAAAAATGGCAAAGGTAA
- a CDS encoding aminotransferase class I/II-fold pyridoxal phosphate-dependent enzyme produces MIDLRSDTFTKPTPEMLQAMVNADVGDDVYGEDPTVNLLQDKIARLFGKEAALFVPSSTMSNQLSLRVLTEPGNEVITDADAHIFYYETAAPAILSNLQFRTIPSESGQILIDEIEKHIRPKIYYFADTKIIALENTHNRHGGTVIDLDYIKDVKALADKHGIYTHLDGARIWNAHIASGVSFEEYGKYFDTISVCLSKGMGAPIGSLIISDKARIQKALKWRKIFGGGMRQVGYIAACGLYALENNLPLLKIDHENARNFANEIANLDGIRIDLRKVQTNIVIFELDKRINSEDFVANCKERNLLLSNVGDNKIRIVTYHQISKADIQNAVEIVAEIMKKMMRN; encoded by the coding sequence ATGATTGATTTAAGAAGTGATACTTTCACAAAGCCAACACCCGAAATGTTGCAAGCAATGGTTAATGCAGATGTTGGTGATGATGTTTATGGGGAAGACCCTACTGTAAATTTACTTCAGGACAAAATTGCCAGACTATTCGGAAAAGAAGCTGCATTATTTGTGCCTTCCAGTACTATGAGCAATCAACTTTCGCTCAGAGTACTTACCGAGCCGGGAAACGAAGTCATAACCGATGCCGATGCTCATATTTTCTACTACGAAACTGCTGCACCTGCAATATTGTCCAATCTTCAATTCCGAACTATTCCATCCGAATCCGGTCAAATTCTAATTGATGAAATCGAGAAGCATATTCGCCCCAAAATATATTATTTTGCGGATACAAAAATCATCGCACTTGAAAACACGCACAACCGCCACGGTGGTACAGTAATAGACCTCGACTATATCAAAGACGTCAAGGCGCTTGCCGATAAGCATGGAATTTATACTCATCTCGACGGAGCAAGAATTTGGAATGCTCATATTGCTTCAGGAGTATCATTTGAAGAATACGGAAAATATTTCGATACAATTTCAGTTTGTTTGTCGAAAGGTATGGGGGCTCCAATTGGGTCGCTAATTATTTCGGATAAAGCGCGAATTCAAAAAGCACTGAAATGGCGCAAAATCTTTGGTGGGGGAATGCGACAAGTTGGTTATATCGCCGCATGTGGTTTGTATGCCTTAGAAAATAATTTGCCGCTCTTGAAAATTGACCACGAGAATGCACGGAATTTTGCCAATGAGATTGCGAATCTTGACGGAATAAGAATAGATTTGCGGAAAGTACAAACAAATATCGTTATTTTTGAACTTGATAAAAGAATCAATTCAGAAGATTTTGTTGCAAATTGTAAAGAACGCAACTTGCTTTTGAGCAATGTTGGCGATAACAAAATTAGAATTGTGACTTATCACCAAATTTCTAAAGCAGACATTCAAAATGCAGTAGAAATAGTTGCAGAAATAATGAAAAAAATGATGAGGAATTGA